The Opitutus sp. ER46 genome contains a region encoding:
- a CDS encoding glycosyltransferase family 4 protein, with the protein MHSSAGNAALISLSATNPCHLYDLATALHALSRLSRYYSGYPGWRLHPPAAFPLHVHSGRTLVTYGLLRLSPAIRPSSPRLFRWQDAGFDRAVAHDLTSDGAAMLHALPGQAQATFTAARARGTKTVLNHASGPVRQQLELTAEEYSRVGLDHRDYHTFDASYFRQEEQEYALADWHCVASSVVRQQLVQCGVSPTRIWTVPYAAAPHLFHPPRTRENRDEHQIVFAGQYTLRKGLRIAFSAIEEVRATHPVTFALYGRRSPEAESTLARVASKPWVRLNGPLPQPRLAEVFRHAGMLVLPSWEEAFGLVVVQALACGLPCIVSDRVGASDLIIHRQNGSIFPAGDAAAMALEIAWWIENRRRFQTPPHTWASSAERLVTLTEAALKTPSP; encoded by the coding sequence ATGCATTCGTCCGCCGGCAACGCTGCCTTGATCAGCCTCAGCGCGACCAATCCTTGCCATCTCTACGATCTGGCCACGGCGCTGCACGCCTTGAGCAGGTTGAGCCGCTACTACTCAGGTTATCCGGGCTGGCGCCTCCATCCGCCGGCGGCGTTCCCCCTGCACGTCCATTCGGGGCGGACCCTGGTCACCTACGGCCTCTTGCGTCTTTCGCCGGCGATTCGGCCTTCATCTCCTCGTCTGTTCCGCTGGCAGGACGCGGGCTTCGACCGCGCCGTCGCACATGACCTGACTAGCGATGGCGCGGCGATGCTCCACGCCCTGCCTGGCCAGGCGCAGGCCACGTTCACCGCGGCGCGCGCACGAGGGACGAAAACAGTTTTGAACCACGCCAGCGGGCCAGTGCGCCAGCAACTTGAGTTGACGGCAGAGGAGTATTCCAGGGTCGGCCTGGACCACCGCGACTATCATACCTTCGACGCCTCCTATTTTCGTCAGGAAGAGCAGGAGTACGCCCTTGCGGACTGGCATTGCGTCGCGTCCTCCGTTGTGCGCCAACAACTCGTCCAGTGCGGAGTCTCCCCAACCCGCATATGGACAGTACCGTATGCAGCAGCACCGCACCTATTTCACCCGCCCCGGACCCGGGAAAATCGAGATGAACACCAGATCGTGTTCGCGGGGCAGTATACACTCCGGAAAGGTCTGCGCATCGCGTTTTCCGCGATTGAAGAGGTACGGGCAACGCATCCCGTCACTTTCGCTCTGTACGGACGTCGCTCCCCCGAGGCCGAAAGCACGCTCGCGAGGGTCGCGAGCAAGCCATGGGTGCGCCTCAACGGACCATTACCTCAACCTCGATTGGCCGAAGTATTTCGCCACGCCGGTATGTTGGTGCTGCCCTCATGGGAAGAAGCGTTCGGGTTGGTCGTCGTTCAGGCCCTCGCCTGTGGCTTGCCGTGCATTGTCAGCGACCGGGTCGGCGCCTCTGACCTCATCATTCATCGGCAGAACGGCTCCATCTTTCCGGCGGGTGATGCTGCCGCCATGGCTCTTGAGATCGCATGGTGGATCGAGAACCGGCGCCGATTCCAGACGCCTCCACACACGTGGGCGAGTTCGGCTGAACGGCTCGTAACCCTAACCGAAGCCGCGTTGAAGACCCCGTCGCCATGA